The following are from one region of the Salmo salar chromosome ssa27, Ssal_v3.1, whole genome shotgun sequence genome:
- the LOC106588955 gene encoding polypeptide N-acetylgalactosaminyltransferase 12 isoform X1 codes for MALSRRRNRWKLIVCLFGASIVGYFILNRHNNPGDIAGTSRREVPTEQDIANEMLKKPVYDKPPLDLNALGEMGRAVKLNLVGEEKKKEEESINKHQINTYVSDLVSLHRSLPERWNPLCKDQKYDYRSLPSTSVVIAFYNEAWSTLLRTVHSVLETSPDVLLREVVLVDDYSDRAHLKEPLENYISSLKKVHLIRARKREGLVRARLLGASIATGDVLTFLDCHCECHKGWLEPLLDRIKEEPSAVVCPVIDVIDWNTFQYLGNPGEPQIGGFDWRLVFTWHSVPEYEQKHRRSAIDVIRSVVPYIRNRCSAIDVIRSVVPYIRNRCSAIDVIRSVVPYIRNRCSAIDVIRSVVPYIRNRCSAIDVIRSVVPYIRNRCSAIDVIRSVVPYIRNRCSAIDVIRSPTMAGGLFAVSKNYFHYLGTYDTGMEVWGGENLEFSFRIWQCGGSLEIHPCSHVGHVFPKKAPYSRSKALANSVRAAEVWMDDYKELYYHRNPHARLEAFGDVTDRRRLRTQLGCKDFKWYLENIYPDIHVPEDRPGMFGMLKNRGMSSYCFDYNPPDDHNLVGHRIILYPCHGMGQNQFFEYSNESREIRYNTREPAGCAVGDAVSNYLTVQLCRKPRQTVPQDQKFVLREDDTLYHVMTQQCVQAVDKTDNDTPAPALRPCSDHANQKWFFEERGV; via the exons ATGGCACTTTCCCGGCGAAGGAATCGGTGGAAGTTGATAGTTTGCCTTTTTGGGGCGTCTATTGtgggatattttattttaaaCAGGCATAATAATCCCGGCGACATAGCTGGAACAAGTCGAAGAGAGGTTCCCACTGAGCAAGATATTGCAAATGAAATGCTTAAAAAGCCTGTATATGACAAACCGCCGTTGGATTTAAATGCCTTGGGAGAAATGGGCAGAGCTGTCAAATTGAACCTCGTtggagaggagaagaaaaaagAAGAGGAAAGTATTAATAAACACCAGATTAATACTTATGTGAGTGATCTGGTGTCTCTCCACCGCAGTCTGCCTGAACGATGGAATCCTCT TTGTAAGGACCAGAAGTATGACTATAGGTCATTGCCATCCACTTCAGTGGTGATCGCCTTCTACAACGAGGCGTGGTCCACGCTGCTGCGCACTGTCCACAGTGTCCTGGAGACCTCACCTGACGTACTGCTACGAGAGGTGGTGCTGGTGGACGACTATAGTGACAGAG CTCATTTGAAGGAGCCGTTAGAAAACTACATCTCCAGCTTGAAGAAGGTGCATCTGATCCGTGCCAGGAAGAGGGAGGGCCTGGTGCGGGCCAGGCTCTTGGGGGCCTCCATCGCCACGGGCGACGTGCTGACCTTTCTCGACTGCCACTGTGAATGCCACAAGGGCTGGTTGGAGCCCCTGCTCGACAG GATAAAGGAGGAGCCGTCTGCTGTGGTGTGTCCCGTCATTGATGTCATCGACTGGAACACCTTCCAGTATCTAGGCAACCCCGGGGAACCCCAGATTGGAGGGTTTGATTGGCGGCTGGTCTTCACCTGGCACTCGGTGCCAGAGTACGAGCAGAAACACAGGCGCTCTGCCATTGATGTCATCAGGTCTGTGGTACCCTACATTAGAAACAGGTGTTCTGCCATTGATGTCATCAGGTCTGTGGTACCCTACATTAGAAACAGGTGTTCTGCCATTGATGTCATCAGGTCTGTGGTACCCTACATTAGAAACAGGTGTTCTGCCATTGATGTCATCAGGTCTGTGGTACCCTACATTAGAAACAGGTGTTCTGCCATTGATGTCATCAGGTCTGTGGTACCCTACATTAGAAACAGGTGTTCTGCCATTGATGTCATCAGGTCTGTGGTACCCTACATTAGAAACAGGTGTTCTGCCATTGATGTCATCAG GTCTCCTACTATGGCTGGTGGGCTGTTTGCTGTCAGTAAGAACTATTTCCATTACCTGGGGACGTACGACACAGGCATGGAGGTGTGGGGAGGAGAGAACCTAGAGTTCTCATTCAGG ATCTGGCAGTGCGGGGGCAGCCTGGAGATCCACCCCTGCTCCCACGTGGGCCACGTCTTCCCCAAGAAGGCCCCCTATTCGCGGAGTAAGGCCCTGGCCAACAGCGTGCGTGCTGCCGAGGTCTGGATGGACGACTACAAGGAGTTGTACTACCACCGTAACCCCCACGCTCGCCTG GAAGCCTTTGGGGACGTGACAGACAGGAGGAGGCTCAGGACCCAGCTGGGATGTAAGGACTTCAAGTGGTACCTGGAGAACATCTATCCTGATATCCACGTCCCTGAGGACAGGCCTGGGATGTTTGGAATG CTGAAGAACAGAGGCATGTCCAGCTACTGCTTTGACTACAACCCTCCTGACGACCATAACCTGGTGGGCCACCGGATCATCCTCTACCCCTGTCATGGCATGGGACAAAACCAG TTCTTTGAGTACTCCAATGAGAGTAGGGAGATCCGCTATAACACCAGGGAGCCAGCAGGGTGTGCTGTGGGGGATGCTGTCTCCAACTACCTGACCGTGCAGCTGTGCAGGAAACCCCGGCAGACTGTACCACAGGACCAGAAGtttgtcctcagagag GACGACACCCTCTACCATGTGATGACGCAGCAGTGTGTCCAGGCCGTAGACAAGACTGACAACGACACCCCTGCCCCTGCCCTGCGGCCCTGCTCAGACCACGCCAACCAGAAGTGGTTTTTTGAGGAGAGGGGGGTGTAG
- the LOC106588955 gene encoding polypeptide N-acetylgalactosaminyltransferase 12 isoform X2, which yields MALSRRRNRWKLIVCLFGASIVGYFILNRHNNPGDIAGTSRREVPTEQDIANEMLKKPVYDKPPLDLNALGEMGRAVKLNLVGEEKKKEEESINKHQINTYVSDLVSLHRSLPERWNPLCKDQKYDYRSLPSTSVVIAFYNEAWSTLLRTVHSVLETSPDVLLREVVLVDDYSDRAHLKEPLENYISSLKKVHLIRARKREGLVRARLLGASIATGDVLTFLDCHCECHKGWLEPLLDRIKEEPSAVVCPVIDVIDWNTFQYLGNPGEPQIGGFDWRLVFTWHSVPEYEQKHRRSAIDVIRSVVPYIRNRCSAIDVIRSVVPYIRNRCSAIDVIRSVVPYIRNRCSAIDVIRSPTMAGGLFAVSKNYFHYLGTYDTGMEVWGGENLEFSFRIWQCGGSLEIHPCSHVGHVFPKKAPYSRSKALANSVRAAEVWMDDYKELYYHRNPHARLEAFGDVTDRRRLRTQLGCKDFKWYLENIYPDIHVPEDRPGMFGMLKNRGMSSYCFDYNPPDDHNLVGHRIILYPCHGMGQNQFFEYSNESREIRYNTREPAGCAVGDAVSNYLTVQLCRKPRQTVPQDQKFVLREDDTLYHVMTQQCVQAVDKTDNDTPAPALRPCSDHANQKWFFEERGV from the exons ATGGCACTTTCCCGGCGAAGGAATCGGTGGAAGTTGATAGTTTGCCTTTTTGGGGCGTCTATTGtgggatattttattttaaaCAGGCATAATAATCCCGGCGACATAGCTGGAACAAGTCGAAGAGAGGTTCCCACTGAGCAAGATATTGCAAATGAAATGCTTAAAAAGCCTGTATATGACAAACCGCCGTTGGATTTAAATGCCTTGGGAGAAATGGGCAGAGCTGTCAAATTGAACCTCGTtggagaggagaagaaaaaagAAGAGGAAAGTATTAATAAACACCAGATTAATACTTATGTGAGTGATCTGGTGTCTCTCCACCGCAGTCTGCCTGAACGATGGAATCCTCT TTGTAAGGACCAGAAGTATGACTATAGGTCATTGCCATCCACTTCAGTGGTGATCGCCTTCTACAACGAGGCGTGGTCCACGCTGCTGCGCACTGTCCACAGTGTCCTGGAGACCTCACCTGACGTACTGCTACGAGAGGTGGTGCTGGTGGACGACTATAGTGACAGAG CTCATTTGAAGGAGCCGTTAGAAAACTACATCTCCAGCTTGAAGAAGGTGCATCTGATCCGTGCCAGGAAGAGGGAGGGCCTGGTGCGGGCCAGGCTCTTGGGGGCCTCCATCGCCACGGGCGACGTGCTGACCTTTCTCGACTGCCACTGTGAATGCCACAAGGGCTGGTTGGAGCCCCTGCTCGACAG GATAAAGGAGGAGCCGTCTGCTGTGGTGTGTCCCGTCATTGATGTCATCGACTGGAACACCTTCCAGTATCTAGGCAACCCCGGGGAACCCCAGATTGGAGGGTTTGATTGGCGGCTGGTCTTCACCTGGCACTCGGTGCCAGAGTACGAGCAGAAACACAGGCGCTCTGCCATTGATGTCATCAGGTCTGTGGTACCCTACATTAGAAACAGGTGTTCTGCCATTGATGTCATCAGGTCTGTGGTACCCTACATTAGAAACAGGTGTTCTGCCATTGATGTCATCAGGTCTGTGGTACCCTACATTAGAAACAGGTGTTCTGCCATTGATGTCATCAG GTCTCCTACTATGGCTGGTGGGCTGTTTGCTGTCAGTAAGAACTATTTCCATTACCTGGGGACGTACGACACAGGCATGGAGGTGTGGGGAGGAGAGAACCTAGAGTTCTCATTCAGG ATCTGGCAGTGCGGGGGCAGCCTGGAGATCCACCCCTGCTCCCACGTGGGCCACGTCTTCCCCAAGAAGGCCCCCTATTCGCGGAGTAAGGCCCTGGCCAACAGCGTGCGTGCTGCCGAGGTCTGGATGGACGACTACAAGGAGTTGTACTACCACCGTAACCCCCACGCTCGCCTG GAAGCCTTTGGGGACGTGACAGACAGGAGGAGGCTCAGGACCCAGCTGGGATGTAAGGACTTCAAGTGGTACCTGGAGAACATCTATCCTGATATCCACGTCCCTGAGGACAGGCCTGGGATGTTTGGAATG CTGAAGAACAGAGGCATGTCCAGCTACTGCTTTGACTACAACCCTCCTGACGACCATAACCTGGTGGGCCACCGGATCATCCTCTACCCCTGTCATGGCATGGGACAAAACCAG TTCTTTGAGTACTCCAATGAGAGTAGGGAGATCCGCTATAACACCAGGGAGCCAGCAGGGTGTGCTGTGGGGGATGCTGTCTCCAACTACCTGACCGTGCAGCTGTGCAGGAAACCCCGGCAGACTGTACCACAGGACCAGAAGtttgtcctcagagag GACGACACCCTCTACCATGTGATGACGCAGCAGTGTGTCCAGGCCGTAGACAAGACTGACAACGACACCCCTGCCCCTGCCCTGCGGCCCTGCTCAGACCACGCCAACCAGAAGTGGTTTTTTGAGGAGAGGGGGGTGTAG
- the LOC106588955 gene encoding polypeptide N-acetylgalactosaminyltransferase 12 isoform X3, protein MALSRRRNRWKLIVCLFGASIVGYFILNRHNNPGDIAGTSRREVPTEQDIANEMLKKPVYDKPPLDLNALGEMGRAVKLNLVGEEKKKEEESINKHQINTYVSDLVSLHRSLPERWNPLCKDQKYDYRSLPSTSVVIAFYNEAWSTLLRTVHSVLETSPDVLLREVVLVDDYSDRAHLKEPLENYISSLKKVHLIRARKREGLVRARLLGASIATGDVLTFLDCHCECHKGWLEPLLDRIKEEPSAVVCPVIDVIDWNTFQYLGNPGEPQIGGFDWRLVFTWHSVPEYEQKHRRSAIDVIRSPTMAGGLFAVSKNYFHYLGTYDTGMEVWGGENLEFSFRIWQCGGSLEIHPCSHVGHVFPKKAPYSRSKALANSVRAAEVWMDDYKELYYHRNPHARLEAFGDVTDRRRLRTQLGCKDFKWYLENIYPDIHVPEDRPGMFGMLKNRGMSSYCFDYNPPDDHNLVGHRIILYPCHGMGQNQFFEYSNESREIRYNTREPAGCAVGDAVSNYLTVQLCRKPRQTVPQDQKFVLREDDTLYHVMTQQCVQAVDKTDNDTPAPALRPCSDHANQKWFFEERGV, encoded by the exons ATGGCACTTTCCCGGCGAAGGAATCGGTGGAAGTTGATAGTTTGCCTTTTTGGGGCGTCTATTGtgggatattttattttaaaCAGGCATAATAATCCCGGCGACATAGCTGGAACAAGTCGAAGAGAGGTTCCCACTGAGCAAGATATTGCAAATGAAATGCTTAAAAAGCCTGTATATGACAAACCGCCGTTGGATTTAAATGCCTTGGGAGAAATGGGCAGAGCTGTCAAATTGAACCTCGTtggagaggagaagaaaaaagAAGAGGAAAGTATTAATAAACACCAGATTAATACTTATGTGAGTGATCTGGTGTCTCTCCACCGCAGTCTGCCTGAACGATGGAATCCTCT TTGTAAGGACCAGAAGTATGACTATAGGTCATTGCCATCCACTTCAGTGGTGATCGCCTTCTACAACGAGGCGTGGTCCACGCTGCTGCGCACTGTCCACAGTGTCCTGGAGACCTCACCTGACGTACTGCTACGAGAGGTGGTGCTGGTGGACGACTATAGTGACAGAG CTCATTTGAAGGAGCCGTTAGAAAACTACATCTCCAGCTTGAAGAAGGTGCATCTGATCCGTGCCAGGAAGAGGGAGGGCCTGGTGCGGGCCAGGCTCTTGGGGGCCTCCATCGCCACGGGCGACGTGCTGACCTTTCTCGACTGCCACTGTGAATGCCACAAGGGCTGGTTGGAGCCCCTGCTCGACAG GATAAAGGAGGAGCCGTCTGCTGTGGTGTGTCCCGTCATTGATGTCATCGACTGGAACACCTTCCAGTATCTAGGCAACCCCGGGGAACCCCAGATTGGAGGGTTTGATTGGCGGCTGGTCTTCACCTGGCACTCGGTGCCAGAGTACGAGCAGAAACACAGGCGCTCTGCCATTGATGTCATCAG GTCTCCTACTATGGCTGGTGGGCTGTTTGCTGTCAGTAAGAACTATTTCCATTACCTGGGGACGTACGACACAGGCATGGAGGTGTGGGGAGGAGAGAACCTAGAGTTCTCATTCAGG ATCTGGCAGTGCGGGGGCAGCCTGGAGATCCACCCCTGCTCCCACGTGGGCCACGTCTTCCCCAAGAAGGCCCCCTATTCGCGGAGTAAGGCCCTGGCCAACAGCGTGCGTGCTGCCGAGGTCTGGATGGACGACTACAAGGAGTTGTACTACCACCGTAACCCCCACGCTCGCCTG GAAGCCTTTGGGGACGTGACAGACAGGAGGAGGCTCAGGACCCAGCTGGGATGTAAGGACTTCAAGTGGTACCTGGAGAACATCTATCCTGATATCCACGTCCCTGAGGACAGGCCTGGGATGTTTGGAATG CTGAAGAACAGAGGCATGTCCAGCTACTGCTTTGACTACAACCCTCCTGACGACCATAACCTGGTGGGCCACCGGATCATCCTCTACCCCTGTCATGGCATGGGACAAAACCAG TTCTTTGAGTACTCCAATGAGAGTAGGGAGATCCGCTATAACACCAGGGAGCCAGCAGGGTGTGCTGTGGGGGATGCTGTCTCCAACTACCTGACCGTGCAGCTGTGCAGGAAACCCCGGCAGACTGTACCACAGGACCAGAAGtttgtcctcagagag GACGACACCCTCTACCATGTGATGACGCAGCAGTGTGTCCAGGCCGTAGACAAGACTGACAACGACACCCCTGCCCCTGCCCTGCGGCCCTGCTCAGACCACGCCAACCAGAAGTGGTTTTTTGAGGAGAGGGGGGTGTAG